The Gemmata palustris genome includes a region encoding these proteins:
- a CDS encoding tyrosine-type recombinase/integrase, translated as MATLKKVVTTHWEDRTGTRVKPGTPGAKKVRVESAKWYVVYKHEGKLNRVPAYTDKAASQKKLADIVAALERGDAKLTDPFKIHLDRPLREHIGDYLEDVRHGGTSTQYHGAVAARLARTFDGIGAKTLRDVTADKLKAFFRTMTDARVKEGSDPVPVSVTTKSDHRAAVYTFFQWLRKGQRHPENVVERVPRAEPPKGEPVAARKRRALKTADLRTLIRTAGSYPVESRKLNRGGRPKSDGSPRAASTTKMKPETVAKLEEQGRERRMMYLLATFTGLRRGELSRVQVKEVKLKKGVIDLPGLKTKNGRRAVIPLVKRLVTELKAWVAEKDSEAPLIAIPDRHNLRRPHLAHLKMANIPYQTDKGHADWHSLRKTVNTFLRRREVPLRQRQRFLRHSAADLATQRYDDERTGDMADVVRELSRLWRFVVGGEAESKDAPSDAV; from the coding sequence ATGGCGACGCTGAAAAAGGTGGTCACTACGCATTGGGAGGACCGAACCGGAACGCGGGTGAAGCCCGGCACGCCCGGGGCCAAGAAGGTGCGGGTGGAGTCTGCGAAGTGGTACGTCGTCTACAAACACGAGGGGAAGCTGAACCGCGTGCCCGCGTACACCGACAAGGCCGCTTCTCAGAAGAAGCTGGCCGACATCGTGGCCGCCCTGGAGCGCGGGGACGCCAAGCTGACCGACCCGTTCAAGATCCACCTCGACCGGCCGCTCAGGGAGCACATCGGCGACTACCTCGAAGACGTCCGCCACGGTGGCACCTCCACCCAGTACCACGGCGCGGTGGCCGCCCGCCTTGCTCGCACCTTCGACGGCATCGGGGCGAAGACCCTCCGCGACGTGACGGCGGACAAGCTCAAGGCGTTCTTCCGGACGATGACCGACGCCCGCGTGAAGGAGGGGAGCGACCCGGTCCCCGTCAGCGTGACGACCAAGAGCGACCACCGGGCGGCGGTGTACACGTTCTTCCAGTGGCTCCGAAAGGGCCAGCGGCACCCCGAGAACGTCGTCGAGCGCGTCCCCCGTGCCGAGCCCCCAAAGGGTGAGCCGGTAGCCGCGCGCAAGCGGCGGGCACTCAAGACGGCCGACCTGCGGACCCTGATCCGCACGGCTGGCTCGTACCCGGTCGAATCGAGGAAGCTGAACCGCGGCGGCCGACCGAAGAGCGACGGCTCCCCACGTGCGGCGAGCACCACCAAGATGAAACCGGAAACAGTCGCCAAACTGGAGGAGCAGGGACGCGAGCGGCGGATGATGTACCTTCTGGCCACGTTCACCGGGTTGAGGCGGGGCGAGCTGTCGCGGGTGCAGGTGAAAGAGGTGAAGCTGAAGAAGGGGGTGATCGACCTGCCGGGGCTCAAGACGAAGAACGGCCGTCGGGCCGTCATCCCACTCGTGAAGAGATTGGTCACCGAGTTGAAGGCGTGGGTTGCCGAAAAGGACAGCGAAGCGCCGCTGATCGCCATTCCGGACCGGCACAACCTCCGACGGCCGCACCTGGCCCACCTCAAGATGGCGAACATCCCGTACCAAACGGACAAAGGCCATGCCGACTGGCACAGCCTCCGCAAGACGGTGAACACGTTCCTCCGCCGGCGAGAAGTCCCGCTCCGACAGCGGCAGCGGTTCCTGCGGCACTCGGCGGCCGATCTCGCCACACAGCGATACGACGACGAACGCACCGGCGACATGGCCGATGTGGTCCGGGAGCTGAGCCGCCTGTGGCGATTCGTGGTCGGCGGCGAGGCAGAGAGCAAGGACGCCCCATCCGATGCCGTGTGA